CAACGACACGGTGGCTTCGCCCGACGAGGGGCTGATTTTGCTCATCACGGGGCCGAACATGGCGGGCAAGAGCACGTACATTCGCCAGGTGGCGCTGATTACGCTAGTGGCTCAAATTGGCAGCTTTGTGCCGGCGCGCGAGGCGACGCTGGGAGTGGCCGATCGCATTTTTGCCCGGGTCGGCGCCAGCGATGAACTCAGCCGCGGTCAAAGCACGTTCATGGTGGAAATGACCGAAACGGCGCGGATTCTGAATACCGCCACGCCGCGGAGCCTGGTGATTTTGGACGAAATTGGCCGCGGCACCAGCACGTACGACGGGGTCTCGCTCGCTTGGGCGGTGGTGGAGTATTTGCACGATCACTTGGGTTGCCGCACGCTGTTCGCCACGCATTACCATGAATTGACCGATTTGGCGAAAACGCTGTCCAGCGTCCGCAATTTGAATGTTGCGGTGCGTGAATGGGACGAGCAGGTGGTGTTCTTGCACAAAATCGTGGATGGGGCGGCCGACAAAAGTTACGGCATTCACGTGGCTCGGCTGGCCGGCGTGCCGCCAGAAGTGAACCAGCGCGCCCAGCAAATTCTGGCACAACTGGAGCAGGAGCACCTGGACGAAGCGGGCCGGCCTAAAATGGGCCGCCGCGAAAAAACCAGCCGCGTGGGGGATTTGCAGCTAACGCTGTTTGCGGCCGAGGTGCATCCGCTGGTGGAAAAACTTCGCACGCTCGATTTGAACGGCCTTTCGCCCTTGGCCGCATTGCAACAGTTGCACCAATGGCAGGCGGAACTGCAAAACGCGCCGCAAACCAAGCCACGGTAGGTTGGTGCGGCTTTATTGGTTTCCGATCTCAGGCCAAATTGTGTCGAAATTGGGCTCCTACGAGCAAATTGCGGGCATTTATTGCACCTGCTGAGTATGATGTTATGAGGGCCAAATGGGCACTTTGCGGCTCGGCGCTAGGGGCGTTTTCGGACCGGAGAAGGGCGATGAGGGGGACGATTTATGCGCTGTTAGCAGCCGCATCGCTCGCAGTAGCGTTGCTCGAGTCCCCGTCCGCGCTGGCCGATGATGCCGACGTTTTGGCTATTCAGGGGGATGTTTCACGTCAAGAGCTGGGTAGCGGCGCCGGCGTAATCGTCGGCATTGTTGATAGCGGCGTGAAATCCACCCATCCTGCCCTGTCGGGCCGCCAAGTGGCCGCTCAGGATTTTGTCGGCGACGGCGATACTTCGGCCGACGACATTTCCACCGAAGGCCACGGAACTGCCATGGCGAGCGCCATTTTAAGCAGCGATCCTACGCACACCGGTCTGGCCCCCAGTGCCCAATACGTTAATGCCCGCGTGCTGAATGCCGGTTCAGCATTTAGCGGCGACAGCACGGTCATGAACGGCGTCGGCTATGCCGTTTCGCAGCACGTGAATGTCATGAATCTTTCGCTCGATTTTAATCCGCCTTCCAACACGAGCGGCACCGACGGCATCGATCTCATTCTCGATTGGGCTGCGGAGCAGGGGGTGAATGTCACCGTTTCAGCCGGCAACATTGCGGCTCATCGCGACGAGACAACAGGCGAAGTGGTCCTCGACGATCCACCTTCCAACCAATTTGTCCGCAGCCCGGGCAGCGCCTACAACGTGGTCACTGTCGGCCGCACCGGCGTTCCAGTCGGCGAAGACCCAAACGCTGGACCTATCACAGCAAATACCGTCTTAAATTATGACCAAATCATGAGCAATAGCGCCACCGGCCCCATCAACAGCCAATCGGGCACGGCCGATCGTGACAAGCCTGATCTGGTCGCCCCGGGCACGTACATCACGCTGGCTAACAATATGTTTACGCCGGGTCAACCATCCACCTATTGGACCTCGGGATTAAACGGCACCAGTATTTCTTCGGCGTTAGTCTGCGGCATGATGGCTCAGGAAATTGGCTACGGAATCAGCAACAACCTGAGCACCAGCCCGCTGGTGATTAAAGCCACGATGATGGCCAGTGCCGATCCGGTGTACGACAAGGTTTTACCGTCGACTTCCGGCCCGCCGAACCTAACGCCCGCCGCCGCTTGGGCGCCGCGCGCCAGCAGCAACGTAAATGGAGTGCTGGTGGTTACCGCGCCCTTGGATGCCGATTCCGGCGCCGGCCAGATTGACGGAGCCCGGTTGTATCAACAATATAGTGCGGGCCAGCAACGCGGCACGGTGAACTCCATTGGATGGGATTTGAACACCATTTCCGGCGCCGCATCGAGCACGTACAACATCAACACGCCGGAAATCGCCGGCAGCCAAATCAATGTTTCGCTCAATTGGTTTCGCCAAGTCCTGTGGACTGATACCAATCACGATAATGTTGCTGACTACGGCGATTCGTTTACCGCGCAAACGCTTGGGGATTTGAATTTGAAAGTGCTGGTCAATAGCACCCTTGTGGCCGAATCGATCAGCGCGTTTGACAACGAACAGTTTTTGAGCTTTCTGCTACCGCAATCGGGCACCGTGAGCATCGAGGTGGACGATCTGGGTGTGTCCGGGGCGCCGATGTCGGAGCAGTACGGTCTGGCCTGGAATATCGTGTCTGTGCCCGAGCCGGCGGCGTGGGCGTTGGCTGTCTGCGGAGCAATGTCAATTGCGATTTGCCTATTGCGTGGCCGCAATCGCCGCGGAAACCAGGGCCGAGCTTTCGTTTGACCTGGCCTTCCGAGCCGGTGCGCTCGCCGGACTGCTTTCTCCTCTCCGGTTTTACGTGAATTATATCAAGAAGCAAACAAAAACGCCTGCGGAGTTTAGCCGCAGGCGTTGAAGTTCGTTTTTTATATCGGACGATTCTCGGCGAAATGGCAGGCGCCTATTCAATCCAAGCTGACCGTCACGGTTTTCCATTCGGTATACGCGTCCAAGCCGCGTTCGCCCAGTTCGCGGCCGATGCCGCTCATCTTAAAGCCGCCAAACGGGGCGGCGGCGTCGAACACGTCGTAGCAGTTGATCCACACCGTGCCAGCCTTGATTTTCTTGGCAATATAATGGGCCTTGGCCACGTCGCGGGTCCACACGGCGGCCGCCAAACCGTAGTTGGTTTTGTTGGCTCGCTGCACCACTTCCTCGATATCCTTGAACCGCAAGACCGACATCACGGGTCCGAAGATTTCTTCTTCGGCAATTTTCATCTTGTCGGTCACGTTGGTGAACAGCGTTGGCTCGATGAAATAACCTTTGTCGCCGAAGCGTTCGCCACCGGTGACGCACTTGGCTCCCTCCTTTTTCCCCGCCTCAATGTAGCCCATCACCTTGTCGAACTGCTCCTTGTTGACTTGCGGCCCCTGCTCGGTGGCCGGATCAAACGGATCGCCCAAGCGGCGCTTGCCATTCATGGCCGCCATTTTGTCGACAAGCTTGTCGTGCACTTTGTCTTCGACGAACAACCGGCTGCCGGCGCAACAGCACTGGCCCTGGTTGAAGTACAATCCAAAGTGCGCTCCCGCTGCGGCGGCATCCAAATCAGAATCGGCAAACACGATATTCGGGCTCTTTCCGCCCAGTTCCAACGACACACGCTTCATCGTGGGAGCCGCTTCGCGGGAAATCAAATGGCCGACTTCGGTCGACCCCGTGAAGGCAATTTTGTCAACGTCGGGATGTCCCACCAGCGCAGCGCCCGCCGTGGGGCCATAACCGGGAACCACGTTGATCACGCCGTCCGGAAAACCGGCTTCCTGCGCCAGCTTGGCCATCCGCAAGCAACTCAGCGGCGTTTGCTCGGCAGGCTTCATCACGATGGTGTTGCCTGCGGCCAGGGCGGGACCCCATTTCCAGGCCACCATGAGCATCGGAAAATTCCAAGGAATAATTTGCCCCACCACGCCCACCGGCTCGCGCCGTGTGTAGGTGAAATAATTGCCGCGCACCGGAATGGTTTGGCCGTGGAGTTTGTCGGCCCAGCCGGCGTAATAGCGAAGGCAATCGATCGTCAGCGGCAAATCGGCGGCGCGGCTGTCGCGGATCGGCTTGCCATTGTCGAGCGTTTCCAGCGCGGCAAGTTCGTCGATTTCTTCTTCGATTAAATCGGCGAGTCGATTCATCAACTTACCCCGGTCGCGGGCATCCATTTTGGACCAAGGGCCGGTTTCAAAGGCATTGCGGGCAGCTTTCACGGCCAGGTCAATATCGGCGGCATCGCCTTCGGCCACTTTGGCAATCACTTCTTCGGTGGCCGGATTGATCGTTTCAAACGTCTTGCCACTTTTGGCCGGCTGCCATTTGCCGTTAATTAAGCATTGCGTTTCTTTGACTTGCGGTTTGCGAGTTTTGGGTTCAACGGCAGTCGCCATAATTCACCTCCGGTGTGTTTCGGAATTCACTGGGCAATGTGCAGCAGTCGGAATGCGGCGGGTCGTGGAACAGCAAAACCTATATCGTTCCACAAGCAAGCGCCACTTCCCCCCCGCACCTCAAATTCTAACGAAGTCCAATCCAACTGCAATAATCGCCATCCAGCCCTCGGTCTCGAACTTCAATAATTCTCCAAAATTCACATTTTGACTGCATTTTCCCCCTCGGTTTCGGTATAGATCATACGGTCGCCCCCGATTGCAAGAGGGGAGCAAATGTCGTATCTTTGACCTTAGAAAAGCGCTAGCCGTCGTTGACGCTTGGGCTTTTCACCAGGAGGTTGAAATCACACGCCCTGCCAGTGCCGGCCAGTTGCAAGAGTTAAAACAGTGCAGCGCCCGGTCCCACCAACGGTTTGCCCTTCCGCCTGTAGTTTCAATGAGAGTCGCGTCCGGCAATTAGAGCGACTCCATTT
The sequence above is drawn from the Pirellulales bacterium genome and encodes:
- a CDS encoding S8 family serine peptidase, with the protein product MRGTIYALLAAASLAVALLESPSALADDADVLAIQGDVSRQELGSGAGVIVGIVDSGVKSTHPALSGRQVAAQDFVGDGDTSADDISTEGHGTAMASAILSSDPTHTGLAPSAQYVNARVLNAGSAFSGDSTVMNGVGYAVSQHVNVMNLSLDFNPPSNTSGTDGIDLILDWAAEQGVNVTVSAGNIAAHRDETTGEVVLDDPPSNQFVRSPGSAYNVVTVGRTGVPVGEDPNAGPITANTVLNYDQIMSNSATGPINSQSGTADRDKPDLVAPGTYITLANNMFTPGQPSTYWTSGLNGTSISSALVCGMMAQEIGYGISNNLSTSPLVIKATMMASADPVYDKVLPSTSGPPNLTPAAAWAPRASSNVNGVLVVTAPLDADSGAGQIDGARLYQQYSAGQQRGTVNSIGWDLNTISGAASSTYNINTPEIAGSQINVSLNWFRQVLWTDTNHDNVADYGDSFTAQTLGDLNLKVLVNSTLVAESISAFDNEQFLSFLLPQSGTVSIEVDDLGVSGAPMSEQYGLAWNIVSVPEPAAWALAVCGAMSIAICLLRGRNRRGNQGRAFV
- a CDS encoding aldehyde dehydrogenase family protein — encoded protein: MATAVEPKTRKPQVKETQCLINGKWQPAKSGKTFETINPATEEVIAKVAEGDAADIDLAVKAARNAFETGPWSKMDARDRGKLMNRLADLIEEEIDELAALETLDNGKPIRDSRAADLPLTIDCLRYYAGWADKLHGQTIPVRGNYFTYTRREPVGVVGQIIPWNFPMLMVAWKWGPALAAGNTIVMKPAEQTPLSCLRMAKLAQEAGFPDGVINVVPGYGPTAGAALVGHPDVDKIAFTGSTEVGHLISREAAPTMKRVSLELGGKSPNIVFADSDLDAAAAGAHFGLYFNQGQCCCAGSRLFVEDKVHDKLVDKMAAMNGKRRLGDPFDPATEQGPQVNKEQFDKVMGYIEAGKKEGAKCVTGGERFGDKGYFIEPTLFTNVTDKMKIAEEEIFGPVMSVLRFKDIEEVVQRANKTNYGLAAAVWTRDVAKAHYIAKKIKAGTVWINCYDVFDAAAPFGGFKMSGIGRELGERGLDAYTEWKTVTVSLD